One window of the Janthinobacterium sp. PAMC25594 genome contains the following:
- a CDS encoding fibronectin type III domain-containing protein, producing the protein MPTITAGSTPQTISLSEGQVLNISGVVGTAGVAYRLDPVLGGTNSLQSWTIGAGALAQIGPYAGLQRFLVTCSAGRVDVSASNAVLNLSSGGAAGSIPFSAAVPLGGGSVVMEKKVVSGALTFVPSGAISGGVCVAEMLADGVNAPSFAAFEEHSSSSGWLNTAGFTNLVQFFCIGTRNYFSVSQPLVQGAPDLTPPTVASAIVAAALPGVLSVGFSEALASGFVPTASAFTVDGHAVTAVALRAAFVDLTVAPAFVSGEAARTAAYVQPGSGGLRDAAGNLVASFSGRAIANNAGMLVTVPAAPTAVAAVAGNGQATVTYTPGADGGSTITGYVATSTPGGFTGSGTSGPIAVLGLTNGVAYTFTVHAVNNIGNSAESAPSAAVTPAVPAAGYARFASLVNTTESGSADPYAYTGNGTAFGTAMGGIATKSRVVGTDGSCAVVLGAATDATHEAMLGLDNSATPVGYTSLDYAVFAPSTGTYRVVVGGVSTAATVAVSCAVGDIMRLSITGANLDAQVSKDGGMTWTTIYSWSGISASAVKYHIQAAKSAVLTASQIVGAA; encoded by the coding sequence ATGCCAACCATCACCGCCGGCAGCACGCCACAAACCATCAGCTTGTCCGAGGGGCAAGTTCTGAATATCAGCGGCGTCGTCGGCACTGCTGGCGTGGCGTATCGCCTCGATCCGGTGCTGGGTGGCACGAATTCACTGCAATCGTGGACCATCGGCGCTGGTGCGTTGGCGCAGATCGGGCCTTATGCCGGCCTGCAGCGCTTCCTGGTGACGTGCTCTGCGGGACGTGTGGATGTGAGTGCGTCAAATGCGGTGTTGAACCTGTCGAGCGGTGGCGCCGCTGGATCGATTCCATTTTCGGCTGCTGTTCCGCTTGGTGGTGGTAGCGTCGTGATGGAAAAGAAGGTGGTGAGCGGGGCGCTGACATTCGTGCCTTCTGGCGCTATCTCTGGTGGCGTATGCGTTGCAGAGATGCTGGCCGACGGCGTGAATGCGCCTTCGTTCGCGGCTTTTGAAGAGCATTCCTCGTCGTCAGGCTGGCTGAATACGGCGGGATTTACGAACCTTGTGCAGTTTTTCTGCATCGGCACCCGCAATTACTTCTCGGTCTCGCAGCCCCTTGTACAAGGGGCACCCGATTTGACGCCGCCGACCGTGGCGTCAGCTATCGTCGCGGCAGCTTTGCCGGGAGTGCTCTCCGTCGGCTTCAGCGAGGCGCTGGCCAGCGGCTTTGTTCCAACCGCGAGCGCATTCACGGTCGACGGCCACGCCGTGACCGCAGTGGCCTTGCGCGCAGCCTTCGTAGACTTGACAGTTGCCCCGGCGTTTGTGAGCGGCGAGGCCGCGCGCACTGCGGCGTATGTACAGCCCGGCAGTGGCGGCTTGCGTGACGCGGCCGGCAATCTGGTGGCGTCGTTTAGCGGCCGTGCGATTGCCAATAATGCCGGCATGCTCGTGACCGTACCAGCTGCGCCCACTGCGGTTGCAGCGGTGGCCGGCAATGGCCAGGCCACTGTAACCTATACGCCCGGTGCCGATGGCGGCTCGACCATCACCGGTTACGTGGCCACATCAACGCCAGGCGGATTTACTGGCAGCGGCACATCGGGTCCGATTGCGGTGCTCGGCCTGACGAACGGGGTCGCCTATACGTTCACCGTGCACGCCGTGAACAATATCGGCAACAGCGCCGAGTCGGCACCATCGGCCGCTGTTACGCCAGCAGTGCCGGCCGCAGGATATGCTCGGTTCGCAAGCCTGGTCAACACGACCGAGAGCGGTAGCGCCGACCCATACGCCTACACAGGTAATGGCACAGCATTTGGTACTGCAATGGGCGGCATAGCAACAAAATCTCGCGTGGTTGGGACTGATGGCTCTTGCGCCGTGGTGCTTGGCGCGGCCACCGACGCGACGCACGAGGCAATGCTCGGGCTGGATAATTCTGCCACCCCTGTCGGCTACACTTCGCTGGACTATGCGGTGTTCGCGCCAAGCACGGGAACCTATCGTGTAGTCGTTGGGGGAGTTAGCACGGCCGCAACAGTGGCTGTTTCCTGCGCCGTGGGCGATATCATGCGCCTCAGTATCACAGGGGCGAATCTTGACGCACAGGTGTCGAAGGACGGCGGCATGACGTGGACGACCATCTACTCATGGAGCGGCATCTCCGCATCGGCAGTTAAATATCATATCCAGGCTGCGAAATCTGCTGTACTTACCGCCAGCCAGATTGTCGGTGCCGCATGA
- a CDS encoding DUF2280 domain-containing protein — protein MAALKDEVKLFIVNALACFDAPTQVSIAVKEEFGLDVSRQQVSCYDPNTYVGRNLSQKWRTIFEETRAKFRATAEEIPIASKAFRLRGLGRLAQKAESMRNLPLVASLYEQAAKEVGDIYVNKGKAEQADQAPTPVAITFGVKDAKRHDDNPV, from the coding sequence ATGGCCGCACTCAAGGACGAGGTGAAGCTGTTCATCGTCAATGCGCTGGCCTGCTTCGACGCGCCCACGCAGGTGTCGATAGCGGTAAAAGAGGAATTCGGCCTCGATGTGAGCCGTCAGCAAGTGTCCTGCTACGACCCGAACACGTATGTCGGCCGCAACCTGAGCCAGAAATGGCGCACGATTTTCGAAGAGACGCGCGCCAAGTTCCGCGCCACCGCTGAGGAAATCCCGATTGCCAGCAAGGCATTCCGCTTGCGTGGCCTGGGCCGCCTGGCGCAGAAGGCCGAGAGCATGCGCAATTTGCCGCTGGTGGCCAGCTTATACGAGCAGGCAGCCAAGGAAGTGGGCGACATCTACGTGAACAAGGGCAAGGCCGAGCAGGCCGACCAGGCGCCCACACCTGTCGCCATTACCTTCGGCGTGAAAGACGCCAAGCGCCATGACGACAATCCAGTTTGA
- a CDS encoding DUF4055 domain-containing protein: MTDVRTQSAEAAKLNEDCALIAALLGGTKTMRAAGKKYLPQWPGEDSESYDLRLAVATLFPAYARTIDVLSAKPFSKPVTLGEDVPERLKPWLQNVDLSGRDLHSFLSEITQEAMGYGFAGILVDFPKAGNLVTKADEQAAGVRPYFVQVHVQNILGWLPKNATSLDGLTQLRLLESVSEPNGDFDTKEIEQVRVLGRGTWQTWRQSETGSKKEWTLHEEGITSLKIIPFVPVYGKRLGYMQATPPLLELAHSNVEHWQSKSDQQNILHVARVPILFAKMLGEGGITVGAGSAVKTESSDGDLKFVEHGGKAIEAGRLSILDLEDRMRQAGAELLVIKPGNVTESQTLADNEQGACALQKIAGNVEDAGDQALQFMAEWVGEGEGGHITIFKDFGAASLAEASAELLFKSAAGGKISGETYFNELQRRGILSPDLDWETEQERIQSAPPDLMGA, from the coding sequence ATGACCGATGTACGCACACAATCAGCCGAAGCCGCCAAGCTGAACGAGGATTGCGCGCTGATCGCCGCGCTGCTGGGCGGCACGAAGACCATGCGGGCCGCTGGCAAGAAGTATTTGCCGCAGTGGCCAGGCGAGGACAGCGAAAGCTACGATCTGCGCCTGGCCGTCGCCACGCTGTTCCCGGCCTATGCCCGCACCATCGACGTGCTGTCGGCCAAGCCATTCAGCAAGCCGGTGACGCTGGGCGAGGACGTGCCTGAGCGGCTCAAGCCTTGGCTGCAAAATGTTGACCTCTCCGGCCGTGACCTGCATAGCTTTCTGTCGGAAATCACCCAAGAGGCGATGGGCTACGGCTTCGCTGGCATCCTGGTCGACTTCCCCAAGGCTGGCAACTTGGTCACGAAGGCCGACGAGCAGGCCGCTGGCGTGCGGCCGTACTTCGTCCAGGTGCACGTGCAGAACATCCTGGGCTGGCTGCCGAAGAATGCAACCAGCCTTGACGGGCTGACCCAGCTGCGGTTGCTGGAAAGCGTGTCCGAGCCGAATGGCGACTTTGACACCAAGGAAATCGAGCAGGTCCGCGTACTGGGGCGCGGCACCTGGCAGACCTGGCGCCAGAGCGAAACTGGCAGCAAAAAGGAGTGGACGCTGCATGAAGAGGGCATCACCAGCCTGAAAATCATCCCATTCGTGCCCGTCTACGGCAAGCGCCTGGGCTACATGCAGGCCACGCCGCCGCTGCTCGAGCTGGCTCACAGCAACGTGGAGCATTGGCAGAGCAAGAGCGACCAGCAGAACATCCTGCACGTCGCGCGCGTTCCGATCCTGTTTGCCAAGATGCTGGGCGAGGGCGGCATCACGGTCGGCGCCGGCAGCGCGGTCAAGACGGAGAGCTCGGACGGTGACCTGAAATTCGTGGAACACGGCGGCAAGGCCATCGAGGCCGGCCGCTTGTCCATTCTCGACCTGGAAGATCGCATGCGCCAGGCTGGCGCCGAACTGCTGGTGATCAAGCCAGGCAACGTGACCGAGAGCCAGACCCTGGCCGACAACGAGCAGGGCGCATGCGCGTTGCAGAAGATCGCGGGCAACGTCGAGGACGCCGGCGACCAGGCGCTGCAGTTCATGGCTGAATGGGTGGGGGAGGGCGAAGGCGGTCACATCACCATTTTCAAAGACTTCGGCGCCGCATCGCTCGCCGAGGCCAGTGCCGAGCTGCTGTTCAAGAGCGCCGCCGGCGGGAAAATCTCAGGCGAAACCTACTTCAACGAGTTGCAGCGCCGCGGCATCCTGTCGCCGGATCTGGACTGGGAGACGGAGCAAGAGCGTATCCAGTCGGCTCCGCCAGACCTGATGGGAGCATAA
- a CDS encoding phage tail tube protein, with protein sequence MTTANGIDSLLVIGKQTAEGTKAQAAAGRLYPRVTATYDTDADKYSSNEIDPSQQQSDTRLGNFRTSGVIKGEASCGTYALLLAALLRRDFTAGGVTAAQNTIASGATGLTRSAGSWLADGHRAGTVVRIGGFLTTGAANNAKNFFITSATALKLTGQFMNGTAMTVKVEGDPVTVTAIGKRSFTPLSGHTTDWFTAEVQDPGIAVNRCFIDQLVSKVDLSVQPNGITSMDFTLMGKLEGPTTPAAYFAAPAAAPGTGKFSGATAMLTVAGIPSQICTGMSLSLDGQVKIDPVIGSKFATAGSRGKVLGSGQFTVLMQDSAYIDYFKEEVELPLAYAMAASTAPLADAMTIAMGRIKITSAKVDDGEKNKIVTCAFDILRYQGADAQYEATTAAFQDTSL encoded by the coding sequence ATGACCACTGCAAACGGCATCGACAGCCTGCTCGTTATCGGCAAGCAAACAGCGGAAGGCACAAAGGCCCAGGCTGCCGCCGGCCGCCTCTATCCACGCGTGACCGCGACGTATGACACGGACGCCGACAAGTACTCGAGCAATGAGATCGACCCGAGCCAGCAGCAGAGCGATACCCGCCTGGGTAACTTCCGCACCTCTGGCGTCATCAAGGGCGAAGCCAGCTGCGGCACCTACGCCTTGCTGCTGGCCGCGCTGCTGCGCCGCGACTTCACGGCCGGAGGCGTCACCGCGGCACAGAACACCATCGCATCGGGTGCCACGGGTCTGACTCGCAGCGCTGGTTCCTGGCTGGCCGACGGTCACCGCGCCGGTACCGTCGTGCGCATCGGCGGCTTCCTGACCACCGGCGCGGCCAACAATGCCAAGAACTTCTTCATCACGTCCGCTACTGCGCTGAAGCTGACGGGCCAGTTTATGAACGGCACGGCCATGACCGTTAAGGTCGAGGGCGATCCAGTGACGGTGACGGCGATCGGTAAGCGCAGCTTCACGCCGCTGAGCGGACACACCACCGACTGGTTCACTGCGGAAGTTCAGGATCCTGGCATTGCCGTCAACCGCTGCTTCATTGATCAGTTGGTGAGCAAGGTTGACTTATCCGTGCAGCCGAACGGCATCACCAGCATGGATTTCACGCTGATGGGCAAGCTGGAAGGCCCGACGACGCCGGCAGCATACTTCGCCGCGCCGGCGGCCGCGCCTGGCACCGGCAAGTTCTCGGGCGCCACGGCGATGCTGACGGTGGCCGGCATCCCGTCGCAGATTTGCACCGGCATGTCGCTGTCCCTCGATGGTCAGGTCAAGATCGATCCGGTGATCGGCTCCAAGTTCGCCACGGCCGGCTCGCGCGGCAAGGTGCTGGGCTCCGGGCAGTTCACCGTGCTGATGCAGGATTCGGCCTATATCGACTACTTCAAGGAAGAAGTCGAGTTGCCGCTGGCCTACGCCATGGCGGCCAGCACGGCGCCATTGGCCGATGCGATGACCATCGCCATGGGGCGCATCAAGATCACCAGCGCCAAGGTCGATGATGGTGAAAAAAACAAGATTGTCACTTGTGCCTTCGACATCCTGCGCTACCAGGGCGCCGATGCGCAGTATGAGGCGACCACCGCCGCCTTCCAAGACACCAGTCTGTAA
- a CDS encoding phage minor head protein: MGALEEWIAEMFLVHSLNLLRFSADVQDKIVALMGAMSKELTAKLAESEIPALRTQRMAVLLRESNAIIASHYSGMQAEVAHNLSGMLRIEANYTAKVLTQALKIELGAKLPPAAYLEKLVGNTLIDGAASAKWWKRQEGSTQFNFARQVELGASQGETTSQIVARVIGTSAKAAGGDTEAVTGILQTSAAKARALVHSSVQAVANAARLASFQQNADLIECLVWLSTLDSHTCLLCAMRDLHEYSLDDQEPINHTHEWAGGPGAIHFSCRCVLSTRTKSFKDLGIELDEPGESTRPSDGGAVSSKMNFRDFLASKDKAWRAEYLGPGRAEMYEAGKITLNDLMNLKGRKLTLEQLQAKYK, translated from the coding sequence ATGGGCGCGCTCGAAGAGTGGATTGCCGAGATGTTTCTCGTGCACTCCTTGAACCTGTTGCGTTTCTCGGCGGACGTGCAGGACAAGATTGTCGCGCTCATGGGCGCCATGTCGAAGGAATTGACCGCCAAACTGGCGGAAAGTGAGATTCCGGCGCTCCGTACGCAGCGTATGGCTGTGCTGCTGCGTGAATCGAATGCCATTATTGCGTCACACTACAGTGGAATGCAGGCCGAGGTCGCGCATAACCTGAGCGGCATGCTCCGAATCGAGGCCAATTACACGGCCAAGGTGCTTACGCAGGCGCTCAAAATTGAACTGGGCGCCAAGTTGCCGCCGGCGGCGTATCTCGAAAAGTTGGTAGGGAATACATTGATTGACGGCGCGGCGTCTGCTAAATGGTGGAAGCGCCAGGAGGGCAGCACCCAATTCAATTTTGCAAGACAAGTCGAGCTTGGTGCATCGCAGGGTGAGACGACCTCGCAGATTGTTGCGCGTGTTATCGGCACCAGTGCTAAGGCTGCGGGCGGCGATACCGAGGCAGTCACTGGCATATTGCAGACGTCGGCAGCAAAGGCCCGCGCGCTGGTGCACAGCTCGGTGCAGGCCGTGGCCAACGCCGCGCGGCTGGCGTCCTTTCAGCAGAATGCGGACCTGATCGAGTGCCTGGTGTGGCTGTCGACGCTCGATTCGCATACCTGCCTGCTGTGCGCCATGCGCGACCTGCACGAGTACTCGCTGGACGACCAGGAGCCGATCAACCATACCCACGAGTGGGCGGGCGGTCCTGGCGCCATCCATTTCAGCTGCCGCTGCGTGCTCAGCACGCGCACCAAGTCATTCAAAGACCTGGGCATCGAGCTGGACGAACCGGGCGAGAGCACGCGACCCAGCGATGGCGGGGCGGTCAGCAGCAAGATGAACTTCAGGGACTTCTTGGCCAGCAAGGACAAGGCCTGGCGGGCTGAGTACTTGGGGCCGGGCCGCGCCGAGATGTACGAGGCGGGGAAGATTACGCTGAATGACCTGATGAACCTCAAGGGCAGGAAGCTGACGCTGGAGCAGCTGCAGGCGAAGTACAAATAG
- a CDS encoding terminase large subunit domain-containing protein: protein MTTIQFDLNVPQSSFLQLPHKFKAYVAGFGSGKTFVGCAGICAHFWQWPGINQGYFAPTYPQIRDIFYPTMEEVAYAMGLRIKVKQGDHEVEVYEGRRYRGTVICRSMEKPETIVGFKIGHALIDELDVMPLKKAQTAWRKIIARMRYKVPGLMNGIDVTTTPEGFKFVYQQFVKAIRDKPELASLYGLIQASTFDNELNLPDDYIPSLMASYPPALIDAYLRGKFTNLTSGSVYADFDRALNHTNEIILPGEPLMVGLDFNVQNMTACINVVREGLPRTLAERVQVRDTPAMARILKEDFKDKGHQVKIFPDASGQNTSSKNASESDLSILRQAGFLLEVNHSNPAVKDRVNAYNGMILNAQGERRWKINTDQCPTTTEALEQQVWGADGQPDKKSGHDHPNDANGYFLVKRYPILKSTTTTAPLRM, encoded by the coding sequence ATGACGACAATCCAGTTTGACCTGAACGTCCCGCAATCGAGCTTCCTGCAGCTGCCGCACAAGTTCAAGGCCTACGTGGCTGGCTTCGGCTCGGGCAAGACGTTTGTGGGCTGCGCCGGCATCTGCGCCCACTTCTGGCAGTGGCCGGGCATCAATCAGGGCTACTTCGCGCCGACCTATCCGCAGATCCGCGACATCTTCTATCCCACGATGGAAGAGGTGGCCTATGCGATGGGCCTGCGCATCAAGGTGAAGCAGGGCGATCACGAGGTCGAGGTGTACGAGGGCCGGCGATATCGCGGCACGGTCATCTGCCGCTCGATGGAGAAGCCGGAAACCATCGTTGGCTTCAAGATCGGTCACGCGCTGATCGATGAGCTGGATGTGATGCCTTTGAAAAAGGCGCAGACGGCCTGGCGCAAGATCATCGCCCGTATGCGCTACAAGGTGCCGGGGCTGATGAATGGCATTGACGTGACGACGACGCCCGAGGGCTTCAAGTTCGTCTATCAGCAGTTCGTGAAGGCCATCCGGGATAAGCCTGAGCTGGCCAGTCTGTACGGCCTGATCCAGGCCAGCACCTTCGACAACGAGCTGAACTTGCCTGACGACTATATCCCGTCGCTGATGGCCAGCTATCCGCCGGCGCTGATCGATGCTTATCTGCGGGGCAAGTTCACCAATCTGACCAGCGGCAGCGTGTATGCCGATTTCGACCGCGCGCTGAACCACACGAACGAGATCATCCTGCCCGGCGAGCCGCTGATGGTGGGCCTCGACTTCAACGTGCAGAACATGACTGCCTGCATCAACGTGGTCCGGGAAGGTCTGCCGCGCACGCTGGCCGAGCGCGTGCAGGTGCGCGATACGCCAGCCATGGCTCGGATCCTGAAGGAAGACTTCAAGGACAAGGGCCACCAGGTGAAGATTTTCCCGGATGCGTCCGGGCAGAACACCAGCAGCAAGAACGCCAGCGAGTCCGACCTGTCCATTTTGCGCCAGGCGGGCTTCCTGCTCGAAGTGAACCACTCAAACCCTGCGGTCAAGGACCGGGTCAACGCCTACAACGGCATGATCCTGAACGCCCAGGGCGAGCGCCGTTGGAAGATCAACACTGACCAGTGCCCGACCACCACCGAGGCGCTGGAGCAGCAGGTATGGGGCGCCGACGGCCAGCCGGATAAGAAGTCCGGCCATGACCACCCGAACGACGCCAATGGCTACTTCCTCGTGAAGCGCTACCCGATCTTGAAGAGCACGACGACCACGGCGCCGCTGCGCATGTAA
- a CDS encoding DUF6651 domain-containing protein has translation MPFKFNADGTIAIDGEKKLPIFIHPNGTEAPFDADTTLGTITRLNGEAKTHREAKEIAEAKLKTFEGIEDGVAALAALNTVKSLSSGELKTAAQVKEIQDAAAKTAQEQVAAQAKASATQLQELTAQLDKRTNELNTYMIGGGFASSKLLTDDKHPSRLAIPTEMAKAYFGSHFKVEDGKMVPYDAAGNKIFSPTRPGEVADFDEGLAQLVAACPFKDQILKGSGASGGGAQGGGSGGSGSAKQVTRAQYEAADPSARAGLLSGGAVLID, from the coding sequence ATGCCATTCAAATTCAACGCAGACGGAACCATTGCAATCGACGGCGAGAAGAAGCTGCCGATCTTTATTCATCCCAACGGTACCGAAGCGCCATTCGACGCGGACACCACGCTGGGCACAATCACCCGCCTGAACGGCGAGGCTAAGACCCACCGCGAGGCGAAGGAGATTGCAGAGGCCAAGCTGAAGACCTTTGAAGGCATCGAAGACGGCGTGGCTGCACTGGCCGCGTTGAATACGGTCAAGAGCCTCAGTTCCGGCGAGCTGAAAACCGCCGCCCAGGTCAAGGAAATCCAGGATGCGGCGGCGAAGACCGCGCAGGAGCAGGTCGCCGCGCAGGCCAAGGCAAGCGCCACGCAGTTGCAGGAATTGACCGCGCAGCTGGATAAGCGCACCAACGAATTGAACACCTACATGATCGGCGGCGGCTTCGCCAGTTCGAAGCTGCTGACCGACGACAAGCACCCGAGCCGCCTGGCGATTCCGACCGAGATGGCAAAAGCCTATTTCGGTAGCCATTTCAAGGTCGAGGACGGCAAGATGGTGCCGTACGACGCCGCTGGCAACAAGATTTTCTCGCCGACCCGCCCGGGTGAAGTGGCCGACTTCGACGAAGGTCTGGCGCAGCTGGTCGCCGCCTGCCCATTCAAAGATCAGATCCTGAAGGGCTCCGGCGCATCTGGCGGCGGCGCGCAAGGCGGTGGCTCGGGCGGCAGCGGAAGCGCCAAGCAGGTCACGCGCGCCCAGTACGAAGCGGCCGATCCATCGGCACGCGCCGGCCTGCTGAGTGGCGGCGCCGTGCTGATCGACTGA
- a CDS encoding DUF4128 domain-containing protein, which yields MSQPTIRAALEVALASLAPAIDTAWQNVPYTPVTGRPYQAAYLLPAEPSNHSMGDGARQERGIFQVSLMYPPGQGTAAAGARAEMIRELFRRGASFTKGDVTVQIERTPEIANGREDGDRWMVPVKIRYFCNL from the coding sequence ATGAGCCAACCAACAATAAGAGCGGCGCTGGAGGTGGCCCTGGCCAGCCTCGCGCCAGCCATCGACACCGCTTGGCAGAACGTGCCGTACACGCCAGTCACCGGCCGGCCGTATCAAGCAGCCTATTTGTTGCCTGCTGAACCAAGCAACCATTCAATGGGCGACGGCGCACGCCAGGAGCGCGGCATCTTTCAGGTCAGCCTGATGTATCCGCCAGGGCAGGGCACCGCCGCCGCCGGCGCGCGCGCTGAAATGATCAGGGAGCTTTTCCGCCGCGGCGCAAGCTTCACGAAGGGCGATGTGACCGTGCAGATTGAGCGCACGCCTGAAATCGCCAACGGCCGCGAGGACGGCGACCGCTGGATGGTGCCGGTCAAAATCCGGTATTTCTGCAACTTGTAA
- a CDS encoding P22 phage major capsid protein family protein has protein sequence MKKMFAFAVALAAMAFSTATSVATASAQTVQRFAAPAISKTVFCARVARELAYGYIWNYAAKTGLVLGPNNLTGLINTLYNAMDVVSREQIGMIPAVSSDMTFARAAVGQTVTSPVAPAATATDIVPAVTPPDDGNQNIGNKGVTLTKARRVPIRWNGEEKLALDNSGNSYNIILRDQFAQAMRTLANEVESDLTALHVKASRAYGTPGTAPFGVANELNDTAGALRILEDNGAQGLDFQLVLGSAAMQNMRSKQSGLFKVNEAGREDMLRNGITDRLQNLALRQSSQIKRPAKGTAAGATTNAAGYAFGATVITLAAAGTGTFVAGDVVSIAGDPENKYVVASGDADASNGGTITLAAPGLMQAIPAAATAITVANVGFRNLFFARSAIVLATRVPALPAQGDSAVDRTIITDPVSGLSFEVSMYMQYRQVQYEIALVWGCGTAKDEHFGILLG, from the coding sequence ATGAAAAAAATGTTCGCTTTTGCCGTGGCGCTCGCCGCCATGGCATTCTCCACGGCCACCTCGGTCGCAACCGCCAGTGCCCAGACTGTGCAGCGTTTCGCTGCGCCAGCCATCAGCAAGACAGTCTTCTGCGCACGCGTGGCGCGCGAGCTGGCGTATGGTTACATCTGGAACTATGCCGCCAAGACCGGCCTGGTGCTCGGCCCCAACAACCTGACAGGTCTTATCAATACGCTGTATAACGCGATGGACGTGGTTTCCCGCGAACAGATCGGGATGATCCCGGCCGTGTCGAGTGACATGACCTTCGCGCGTGCCGCCGTTGGCCAGACCGTGACTTCGCCAGTTGCGCCTGCTGCGACCGCAACCGATATCGTGCCTGCTGTTACCCCACCCGATGATGGCAATCAGAACATCGGCAACAAAGGCGTGACGTTGACGAAAGCGCGTCGCGTCCCAATCCGCTGGAACGGTGAAGAGAAACTGGCGCTGGATAACAGTGGTAATAGCTACAACATCATCTTGCGCGACCAGTTCGCGCAAGCGATGCGCACGCTGGCCAATGAGGTCGAAAGCGACCTGACGGCGCTGCACGTCAAGGCCTCGCGCGCATACGGCACCCCAGGCACTGCTCCGTTTGGCGTCGCCAACGAGCTGAATGACACTGCCGGCGCGCTGCGCATTCTGGAAGACAACGGCGCCCAAGGCCTGGACTTCCAGCTGGTCCTGGGCAGTGCCGCCATGCAAAACATGCGCAGCAAGCAATCGGGCCTGTTCAAGGTCAATGAGGCTGGCCGCGAAGACATGCTGCGCAACGGTATCACCGACCGCTTGCAGAATCTGGCGCTGCGCCAGTCGTCCCAGATCAAGCGCCCAGCCAAGGGCACTGCGGCCGGCGCAACCACCAATGCGGCTGGCTATGCCTTCGGCGCCACCGTCATCACGCTGGCGGCAGCTGGTACCGGCACGTTCGTTGCTGGCGATGTGGTCAGCATTGCCGGTGATCCGGAAAACAAGTATGTGGTTGCCTCCGGTGATGCGGACGCCTCGAACGGCGGCACCATCACCCTGGCTGCTCCCGGCCTGATGCAGGCAATCCCTGCTGCCGCAACGGCGATCACCGTTGCCAACGTTGGCTTCCGCAACCTGTTCTTCGCCCGTTCGGCGATCGTGCTGGCCACCCGCGTGCCTGCGCTGCCAGCGCAAGGCGACTCGGCTGTTGACCGCACCATCATCACCGATCCGGTGTCGGGCCTGTCGTTCGAGGTGAGCATGTACATGCAGTACCGTCAGGTGCAGTACGAGATCGCACTGGTATGGGGCTGCGGCACCGCCAAGGACGAGCACTTCGGCATCCTGCTGGGATAA
- a CDS encoding DnaT-like ssDNA-binding protein — protein sequence MLTIENGAGLPDAESYASIAAADVRCASLGMTAWAALAEADKEIALRKAMIFMSTYRTRWAGRRVYQHQALDWPRYNVAVDGFTVPSTIVPAEVVNACIDLAVRAGSGEDLLPDLDTGSNAIKKDKTGPLETEYFQNTTDARERFVAVDAILAPYFGAAGGGNSIKVTRA from the coding sequence ATGCTCACAATCGAAAACGGCGCCGGCCTGCCTGACGCCGAATCCTACGCCAGCATCGCCGCAGCAGACGTGCGCTGTGCCAGCCTGGGCATGACTGCCTGGGCGGCGCTGGCCGAAGCTGATAAGGAAATCGCGCTGCGCAAGGCCATGATCTTCATGTCCACCTACCGCACGCGCTGGGCCGGCCGCCGCGTTTATCAGCACCAGGCGCTCGACTGGCCGCGTTACAACGTGGCGGTCGACGGCTTCACCGTGCCCAGCACAATTGTGCCGGCGGAAGTGGTCAATGCCTGCATCGACCTGGCCGTGCGCGCCGGCAGCGGCGAGGATCTGCTGCCCGACCTCGACACCGGCTCGAACGCGATCAAGAAAGACAAGACCGGCCCGCTGGAAACGGAGTACTTCCAGAACACCACGGATGCGCGTGAGCGCTTCGTGGCCGTGGACGCAATCCTGGCGCCTTACTTCGGCGCGGCCGGTGGTGGCAATTCGATCAAGGTGACACGAGCATGA